One genomic segment of Dehalogenimonas alkenigignens includes these proteins:
- the leuS gene encoding leucine--tRNA ligase yields the protein MIDRYDPQAIEKKWQDRWAADKLYHVPDESPKPKWYALTMFPYTSGDLHIGHWYAMAPSDVYARYKRMQGFNVLHPMGFDAFGFPAENAAIKRGIHPHTWTEKNIENMRRQLKTMGCCYDWDREVVTSRPDYYKWTEWFFLKLYEAGLAYRAKAPVNWCPSCQAVLANEQVIGGGECWRCDTQVVRKDLVQWFFRITRYADELMQHDGLDWPERIKIMQRNWVGRSEGAEIDFKLEIPGVEEKKIRVFTTRPDTVYGVTFMVLAPEHPLVEKITSPAQKAAVEAYVDKARRLTEIDRLSTEREKDGVFTGAYVMNQLNGEPVPVWIADYVIWSYGTGAVMAVPAHDERDFAFAQKYKLPVRVVISPPGYEGGPIEAAYIGEGLMRNSAQFNGKSNTEAFGGIIDWMESQNFGKRAISYKLRDWLISRQRYWGAPIPIIHCDRCGIVPVPEQDLPVLLPEDAEFKPTGESPLKYVESFVNTTCPKCGGPARRETDTMDTFMCSSWYFLRYCSPRDAAQAFDPEKTKYWMPVDIYTGGADHAVMHLFYSRFFTMALRDMGRLPFGEPFKRLFNQGVITSQHQKMSKSKGNVVNPDKYVGELGADTVRAYLMFVGPWELGGDWNDSGIGGMSRWFNRVWKLALEEYAPGGIDGAAEAELVRKTHQVIRKVNLDLDKLQFNTMLAALMEFTNYLAPVKESGKVSAEVWTRAVECLVLLLAPTAPHLAEELWQLMGNPYSVHNQSFPIWDEALTVEPEVTLVVQINGKVRARFQVPASITECQATDLALSNERVKEFIAGKAIRSVVYVPGKLINVVV from the coding sequence ATGATTGACAGGTACGACCCACAGGCAATTGAAAAAAAGTGGCAGGACCGCTGGGCCGCCGACAAACTCTACCATGTCCCGGACGAGTCGCCCAAACCCAAGTGGTACGCCCTGACCATGTTCCCCTATACGTCCGGTGACCTTCATATCGGCCACTGGTACGCCATGGCTCCATCCGATGTCTACGCCCGGTACAAACGGATGCAAGGCTTCAACGTGCTGCACCCGATGGGTTTCGACGCCTTCGGCTTTCCAGCGGAGAACGCCGCCATCAAGCGCGGCATCCACCCCCACACCTGGACCGAAAAGAACATCGAGAACATGCGCCGGCAGCTCAAGACCATGGGCTGCTGTTACGACTGGGACCGCGAGGTGGTCACCTCAAGGCCTGATTATTACAAGTGGACCGAGTGGTTCTTTCTGAAACTGTATGAGGCTGGCCTGGCTTACCGGGCCAAAGCGCCGGTCAACTGGTGCCCGTCATGCCAGGCGGTTCTTGCCAATGAGCAGGTCATCGGCGGCGGCGAGTGCTGGCGGTGCGACACCCAGGTCGTCCGCAAGGACCTGGTTCAGTGGTTTTTCAGGATAACCAGATACGCCGATGAACTGATGCAGCATGACGGCCTGGACTGGCCGGAGCGCATCAAGATCATGCAGCGCAACTGGGTGGGACGATCCGAAGGCGCCGAGATCGATTTCAAACTGGAAATCCCCGGCGTCGAGGAGAAGAAGATCAGGGTCTTCACCACCCGGCCGGACACCGTTTACGGCGTGACCTTCATGGTGTTGGCTCCCGAACACCCCCTGGTCGAAAAAATCACCTCGCCGGCGCAGAAAGCCGCCGTCGAGGCTTATGTCGACAAAGCCCGGCGCCTGACCGAGATCGACCGGCTGTCCACCGAACGGGAAAAGGACGGCGTCTTCACCGGAGCCTATGTGATGAACCAGCTGAACGGCGAACCGGTGCCGGTCTGGATCGCGGATTATGTTATCTGGAGCTACGGCACCGGCGCCGTTATGGCTGTGCCCGCCCATGACGAACGCGATTTCGCCTTCGCCCAAAAATATAAGCTCCCGGTGCGTGTCGTTATCTCTCCGCCCGGTTACGAGGGCGGACCCATAGAAGCCGCCTATATCGGCGAGGGCCTGATGCGCAACTCGGCGCAGTTTAACGGCAAATCCAATACCGAGGCTTTCGGCGGTATCATCGATTGGATGGAGTCTCAGAATTTTGGCAAACGCGCCATCAGTTACAAATTGCGGGACTGGCTCATCTCTCGCCAGCGCTACTGGGGCGCCCCTATTCCCATCATCCACTGCGACAGGTGCGGTATCGTGCCGGTGCCGGAACAGGACCTGCCGGTACTGCTGCCTGAGGACGCCGAGTTCAAACCCACCGGCGAGTCACCGCTTAAATATGTCGAGAGTTTCGTCAATACCACCTGCCCGAAGTGCGGCGGCCCGGCGCGCCGCGAAACCGATACCATGGACACCTTCATGTGCTCCTCGTGGTACTTCCTGCGTTACTGCTCGCCTCGTGACGCTGCGCAGGCCTTCGACCCGGAGAAGACCAAATACTGGATGCCGGTGGACATCTACACCGGCGGTGCCGACCACGCCGTAATGCACCTCTTCTATTCCCGCTTTTTCACCATGGCCTTGCGCGACATGGGCAGACTGCCGTTCGGCGAACCTTTCAAGCGCCTTTTCAACCAGGGGGTCATCACCAGCCAGCACCAGAAAATGTCCAAGAGCAAGGGCAATGTGGTGAACCCCGATAAATATGTCGGCGAATTGGGCGCCGACACTGTCAGAGCCTACCTTATGTTCGTCGGCCCGTGGGAACTGGGCGGCGATTGGAACGATTCCGGCATCGGAGGCATGTCCCGATGGTTCAACCGCGTTTGGAAATTAGCTCTTGAGGAATACGCCCCCGGCGGCATCGACGGCGCCGCAGAGGCCGAACTCGTACGGAAAACCCATCAGGTCATCCGCAAGGTCAATCTTGATTTAGACAAACTCCAGTTCAACACCATGCTGGCCGCCCTTATGGAATTCACCAACTACCTGGCTCCGGTCAAGGAATCCGGGAAGGTCTCGGCGGAAGTCTGGACCAGGGCTGTCGAATGCCTGGTGCTGCTGCTCGCTCCTACCGCCCCGCATCTCGCTGAGGAGTTGTGGCAGTTGATGGGTAATCCTTATAGCGTCCACAACCAATCTTTCCCAATTTGGGATGAGGCTTTGACAGTGGAGCCGGAGGTTACGCTGGTGGTTCAGATCAACGGCAAGGTGAGGGCGCGCTTCCAGGTTCCGGCCAGCATCACGGAATGTCAGGCCACCGACCTGGCCTTGTCGAACGAACGGGTCAAGGAATTCATCGCCGGTAAGGCGATCAGAAGCGTCGTTTACGTACCCGGCAAGCTCATTAACGTCGTGGTGTAG
- the proC gene encoding pyrroline-5-carboxylate reductase — protein sequence MKIAFIGGGNMGRAMISAIIGKELALPDEMIVADVREESRRALILELGVRATASNVEAVRNADVIILAVKPQNLAEVAADLSGRLEPRQLVVSIIAGKTAKTLVEGLKHQSVVRVMPNTPAMVNKGMSVWTATDAVNDNQKETARRILSAMGEELFTFDEGDLDKATALSGSGPAYFFLFMEALIEAGVRMGFTPETARQLTLQTAVGSAEFARQSGKDLAELRKMVTSPGGTTAEALKVFETGGFKELVNNSIEAALRRARELGS from the coding sequence ATGAAAATCGCATTTATCGGCGGCGGCAACATGGGCCGCGCCATGATCTCCGCCATCATCGGCAAGGAACTCGCTCTGCCGGACGAGATGATCGTGGCTGATGTCCGCGAAGAGTCCCGGCGGGCGCTTATCCTGGAACTTGGGGTCAGGGCTACGGCCTCAAACGTCGAAGCCGTCCGCAACGCCGATGTCATCATCCTGGCCGTCAAGCCCCAAAACCTGGCGGAGGTCGCCGCTGATCTTTCCGGCCGTTTAGAACCGCGCCAACTGGTAGTTTCGATCATCGCCGGCAAGACGGCCAAAACTCTTGTCGAAGGATTAAAACACCAGTCGGTTGTCCGTGTCATGCCCAACACCCCGGCCATGGTCAATAAGGGGATGAGCGTTTGGACAGCGACCGATGCGGTGAACGATAACCAAAAAGAGACCGCCCGCCGAATCCTGTCGGCCATGGGCGAGGAACTATTCACCTTCGACGAGGGCGACCTGGATAAAGCCACCGCCCTCTCCGGCAGCGGTCCGGCTTATTTCTTTCTATTCATGGAGGCGCTCATCGAAGCCGGCGTCAGGATGGGATTCACACCAGAAACAGCCCGCCAACTCACACTCCAGACCGCCGTCGGCTCCGCGGAATTCGCCCGGCAGTCCGGTAAAGACCTGGCCGAGCTTCGGAAGATGGTCACTTCCCCCGGAGGTACTACCGCCGAGGCGCTTAAGGTTTTTGAGACCGGCGGATTTAAGGAGTTGGTGAACAATTCCATCGAAGCCGCGCTGCGGCGGGCGCGGGAACTGGGCTCTTAA